One genomic region from Streptomyces sp. NBC_01304 encodes:
- a CDS encoding helix-turn-helix transcriptional regulator gives MTEMTGGEAAQSVHRALAVPSRRRLMSLLREADGLLGADELAAAAGLSVATVRHHLIALVDAGLVRATATAGPGRGRPKLRYTAVRAAPQDATGDTAYRDLAAALVEAVAGGGSTARDAGLAWGRRLAAGPGTAPPAERVFTHAARMGFDPEQAPAPAGTERVLLHACPYRDMARHRPEVVCAVHQGVLDGLLEGTGTEAELRPFVGPDLCRADLHPTS, from the coding sequence ATGACCGAAATGACCGGTGGTGAGGCCGCGCAGAGCGTCCATCGCGCACTCGCCGTTCCTTCACGACGGCGTCTGATGTCCCTGCTGCGGGAGGCGGACGGCCTGCTGGGCGCGGACGAGCTCGCGGCCGCCGCCGGTCTCTCGGTCGCCACGGTCCGGCACCATCTGATCGCGCTCGTCGATGCCGGACTCGTGCGGGCCACCGCTACCGCAGGCCCGGGGCGCGGACGGCCGAAGCTTCGCTATACGGCCGTCCGCGCCGCCCCGCAGGACGCCACCGGGGACACCGCGTACCGCGATCTCGCGGCCGCCCTGGTCGAGGCCGTCGCAGGCGGCGGATCCACCGCCCGCGACGCGGGCCTGGCCTGGGGCCGCCGCCTCGCCGCCGGGCCGGGGACCGCCCCACCCGCCGAGCGGGTCTTCACGCACGCCGCACGCATGGGCTTCGACCCCGAGCAGGCCCCGGCCCCGGCCGGCACCGAGCGGGTCCTGCTGCACGCCTGCCCCTATCGCGACATGGCGCGGCACCGGCCCGAGGTCGTGTGCGCCGTCCATCAGGGCGTGCTCGACGGACTCCTCGAAGGCACCGGCACCGAGGCCGAATTGAGGCCCTTCGTAGGGCCCGACCTGTGCCGCGCGGACCTGCACCCGACGTCCTGA
- a CDS encoding WhiB family transcriptional regulator → MLSKTTDDATPTATPSWQEQALCAQTGPEFFFPEPGGSVNEAKQLCLACEGRTACLEYALANDERFGVWGGLSEKERLRLRRR, encoded by the coding sequence ATGCTCAGCAAGACCACAGACGACGCGACCCCCACCGCCACGCCCAGCTGGCAGGAGCAGGCACTCTGCGCCCAGACCGGGCCCGAGTTCTTCTTCCCCGAGCCCGGCGGCTCCGTGAACGAGGCCAAGCAGCTCTGCCTCGCCTGCGAGGGCAGAACCGCCTGCCTCGAGTACGCCCTGGCCAACGACGAGCGCTTCGGCGTCTGGGGCGGACTCTCCGAGAAGGAGAGGCTCCGCCTCAGGCGCCGCTGA
- a CDS encoding OmpL47-type beta-barrel domain-containing protein has product MPRTGAARAWRILLAFLLLLLGLSVPAAYGREALPEGEKAVAAQVLNWTAGDPIDKYLSAPTTAVAGPTTIVFENSAATGNTTGMPHTLTFDVSDPEYNNDVPLNILANPSDDQGGKHTAEVTLTPGRYLYHCTIPGHGTMQGILTVTAGGGEDTTAPSTDVKVDGTKNSDGAYVGQATVTVTAADETGGSGVDKIEYAVGDAGAWQPYTNPVVVNQVGSHKIRYRAADKAGNVAAEKSTEFSVAAPPTDDKTPPETSATVTGEKNEQGQYVGMATATVSASDAGSGVNTIEYAVGDAGAWQPYTAPVMFHDPGAYKVRYRATDKAGNAAAEKNVEFTVVAPPAVDKTPPETSAKVTGTVNSDGAYVGRATTTVTAKDEDGGSGLDKIEYSLDGAPYLAYTAPLVVDRVGRHTVAYRASDKAGNTSEAKTTAFTVVEGGGVPAPNCPEFDERATVFVGSVDSGVPNRMTKARCTIGELIEDEKDWSSHALFLKHVDTVLDRLLAEGVIDQREHTTIYAAAETSGIGKPGQTEGYRSLFDGTQSSFAKWQQVGGGSFGLNADGTMTSSTQVAGMGMLWFPERKYDDFSLKLQWRDDAPANGNTNSGVFVRFPQVHDHPEESRPEWVAIKYGHEVQVLDRPDGDMYKTGSLYGFDRVGLAGAGVTPKGTWNDYEIKVVDQHYSIYRNGTLINEFDNVGGQEFYPPRSDDPGTDGRRYASGYIGLQVHGVTDVVSYRDIRIREL; this is encoded by the coding sequence ATGCCACGGACGGGCGCCGCGCGCGCGTGGCGGATATTGCTCGCCTTCTTGTTGTTGCTGCTCGGGCTGAGCGTCCCGGCCGCGTACGGGCGGGAGGCCCTGCCCGAAGGGGAGAAGGCAGTGGCGGCCCAGGTGCTGAACTGGACCGCGGGTGACCCCATCGACAAGTACCTGTCGGCGCCGACCACGGCGGTGGCGGGGCCCACGACGATCGTCTTCGAGAACAGCGCGGCCACCGGCAACACGACCGGGATGCCGCACACCCTGACGTTCGACGTGTCCGATCCCGAGTACAACAACGACGTCCCGCTGAACATCCTGGCCAACCCGAGCGACGACCAGGGCGGCAAGCACACCGCCGAGGTCACGCTGACGCCCGGGCGCTATCTGTACCACTGCACGATCCCCGGGCACGGCACGATGCAGGGCATCCTCACTGTCACTGCGGGCGGCGGCGAGGACACCACGGCGCCCTCGACCGACGTGAAGGTCGACGGGACGAAGAACTCCGACGGCGCCTACGTCGGCCAGGCCACGGTGACCGTCACCGCGGCGGACGAGACCGGCGGTTCGGGCGTCGACAAGATCGAGTACGCGGTCGGGGACGCCGGTGCCTGGCAGCCGTACACGAACCCGGTCGTCGTCAACCAGGTCGGCAGCCACAAGATCAGATATCGGGCCGCCGACAAGGCCGGCAACGTCGCCGCCGAGAAGAGCACGGAGTTCTCGGTGGCCGCCCCGCCCACGGACGACAAGACGCCGCCGGAGACCTCGGCGACGGTGACCGGCGAGAAGAACGAGCAGGGCCAGTACGTCGGCATGGCCACGGCCACCGTGTCCGCGTCCGACGCCGGATCCGGGGTCAACACCATCGAGTACGCGGTCGGGGACGCCGGTGCCTGGCAGCCGTACACGGCACCGGTGATGTTCCACGACCCGGGCGCGTACAAGGTCCGCTATCGCGCCACCGACAAGGCCGGCAACGCCGCGGCCGAGAAGAACGTCGAGTTCACGGTGGTCGCACCGCCCGCCGTGGACAAGACGCCGCCGGAGACGTCCGCGAAGGTGACGGGCACGGTCAACTCCGACGGCGCGTACGTCGGCAGGGCGACCACCACCGTCACCGCGAAGGACGAGGACGGCGGCTCGGGGCTCGACAAGATCGAGTACTCCCTTGACGGCGCGCCCTACCTCGCCTACACGGCCCCGCTGGTCGTGGACCGCGTGGGTCGGCACACCGTCGCCTACCGGGCGAGCGACAAGGCGGGCAACACCTCGGAGGCGAAGACCACGGCCTTCACGGTCGTCGAGGGCGGCGGCGTACCGGCGCCCAACTGCCCGGAGTTCGACGAGCGGGCCACCGTGTTCGTGGGGTCGGTCGACAGCGGCGTGCCGAACCGCATGACCAAGGCCCGCTGCACCATCGGTGAGCTGATCGAGGACGAGAAGGACTGGTCGTCGCACGCGCTGTTCCTCAAGCACGTCGACACGGTGCTCGACCGCCTCCTTGCGGAGGGCGTCATCGACCAGCGCGAGCACACCACGATCTACGCGGCCGCCGAGACGTCGGGCATCGGCAAGCCCGGCCAGACCGAGGGCTACCGGTCCCTGTTCGACGGCACCCAGTCGTCGTTCGCCAAATGGCAGCAGGTGGGCGGCGGTTCGTTCGGCCTCAACGCCGACGGGACGATGACCAGCAGTACGCAGGTGGCGGGCATGGGAATGCTCTGGTTCCCCGAGCGGAAGTACGACGACTTCTCGCTCAAGCTGCAGTGGCGCGACGACGCCCCTGCCAACGGAAACACCAACTCCGGTGTCTTCGTACGCTTCCCGCAGGTCCATGACCATCCGGAGGAGTCGCGTCCGGAGTGGGTCGCGATCAAGTACGGGCACGAGGTGCAGGTGCTCGACCGTCCCGACGGCGACATGTACAAGACCGGTTCGCTCTACGGCTTCGACCGGGTCGGGCTCGCGGGTGCGGGTGTGACGCCCAAGGGCACCTGGAACGACTACGAGATCAAGGTGGTGGACCAGCACTACTCGATCTACCGGAACGGCACCTTGATCAACGAGTTCGACAACGTGGGCGGGCAGGAGTTCTACCCGCCGCGCTCCGACGATCCGGGCACGGACGGCCGGCGGTACGCCTCTGGCTACATCGGGCTCCAGGTGCATGGCGTGACGGACGTGGTCTCGTACCGGGACATCCGGATCAGGGAGCTCTAG
- a CDS encoding VOC family protein: MLTTSFVTGSVNWADLGTPDIEGANTFYAGLFGWAAQSAGEDFGGYVTYRSGGKSVAGGMAVPADQGTPAWSVYFRTPDVDATAKSVEQAGGTVVFDPMDVGDLGRMAIFTDSAGASFGAWQPGTMKGFETVNDANTLTWVELYTDDVPAAAAFYSAVFGLQTADVSFPGGTYTSAHPANTGEDAMFGGLVPKGSDPLEAQGGAYWLPYFGVDDCDATVAKAKQAGASVRMEPFSAAGVGRFAKLADPYGAKFGVIKGDPNQT, from the coding sequence ATGCTCACCACCAGTTTCGTCACCGGTTCGGTCAACTGGGCCGACCTCGGCACCCCGGACATCGAGGGTGCGAACACGTTCTACGCCGGGCTCTTCGGCTGGGCCGCGCAGTCGGCCGGCGAGGACTTCGGTGGCTATGTCACCTATCGCAGCGGCGGGAAGTCGGTCGCGGGCGGGATGGCGGTGCCCGCGGACCAGGGGACGCCCGCCTGGTCCGTGTACTTCCGGACGCCGGACGTCGACGCCACCGCGAAGTCCGTCGAGCAGGCCGGCGGCACGGTCGTCTTCGACCCCATGGACGTCGGGGACCTCGGCCGCATGGCGATCTTCACCGACTCGGCCGGTGCGAGCTTCGGCGCCTGGCAGCCGGGCACGATGAAGGGCTTCGAGACGGTGAACGACGCGAACACGCTCACCTGGGTCGAGCTCTACACCGACGACGTCCCGGCCGCCGCGGCGTTCTACAGCGCGGTGTTCGGCCTGCAGACCGCCGATGTCAGCTTCCCCGGCGGCACGTACACCTCGGCGCACCCGGCGAACACCGGCGAGGACGCGATGTTCGGCGGCCTGGTACCCAAGGGCTCCGACCCCCTGGAGGCGCAGGGCGGGGCGTACTGGCTGCCGTACTTCGGGGTGGACGACTGCGACGCGACGGTCGCCAAGGCCAAGCAGGCTGGCGCGAGCGTCCGCATGGAGCCCTTCTCCGCGGCGGGCGTGGGCCGCTTCGCCAAGCTGGCGGACCCCTACGGCGCGAAGTTCGGCGTGATCAAGGGAGACCCTAACCAGACCTGA
- a CDS encoding acyl-ACP desaturase produces MTITSPHLGSSDTWTDAKLLYALEEVVETELNRHLKVTKDWMPHEYVPWADGRNFPAFFEDGEDWDPSQSKVTEIGKTALIVNLLTEDNLPSYHHEIASLFGRNGAWGTWVHRWTAEEGRHGIVMRDYLLASRAVDPDKLEQFRMIHMSEGFESDNRHSMLHSVAYVAFQELATRVSHRNTGHQSGDPVCDRMLARIATDENLHMVFYRNLLKAAFELAPDLTMQAVRDVVVNFRMPGHGMPGFERAAAQMAIGEIYNMRIHHDDVLAPVLRHLKVLQIDGLGPEGLKAQEELGMFMGGLDSEASKFDEKLAARKARIAARAAQAG; encoded by the coding sequence GTGACGATCACCTCTCCCCACCTCGGCAGCTCGGACACCTGGACCGATGCCAAGCTGCTGTACGCCCTGGAGGAGGTGGTGGAGACGGAGCTGAACCGCCATCTCAAGGTCACCAAGGACTGGATGCCGCACGAGTACGTGCCGTGGGCGGACGGCCGCAACTTCCCCGCCTTCTTCGAGGACGGCGAGGACTGGGACCCCAGCCAGTCGAAGGTCACCGAGATCGGCAAGACGGCCCTGATCGTCAACCTGCTGACCGAGGACAACCTCCCCAGCTACCACCACGAGATCGCGTCGCTCTTCGGCCGCAACGGCGCCTGGGGCACCTGGGTGCACCGCTGGACCGCGGAGGAGGGCCGGCACGGCATCGTCATGCGCGACTACCTCCTCGCCTCGCGCGCCGTGGACCCGGACAAGCTCGAGCAGTTCCGCATGATCCACATGTCCGAGGGCTTCGAGTCGGACAACCGGCACTCGATGCTGCACTCGGTGGCGTACGTCGCCTTCCAGGAGCTCGCCACCCGGGTGTCGCACCGCAACACGGGCCACCAGTCGGGCGACCCGGTCTGTGACCGGATGCTGGCGCGCATCGCCACCGACGAGAACCTGCACATGGTGTTCTACCGCAACCTCCTCAAGGCCGCCTTCGAGCTCGCCCCCGACCTGACCATGCAGGCCGTGCGCGACGTCGTCGTCAACTTCCGGATGCCCGGGCACGGCATGCCCGGCTTCGAGCGTGCGGCGGCCCAGATGGCGATCGGCGAGATCTACAACATGCGGATCCACCACGACGACGTCCTGGCGCCCGTCCTTCGCCACCTCAAGGTCCTGCAGATCGACGGGCTCGGCCCGGAGGGGCTCAAGGCGCAGGAGGAGCTCGGCATGTTCATGGGCGGCCTGGACTCCGAGGCCTCGAAGTTCGACGAGAAGCTGGCGGCCCGCAAGGCGCGCATCGCGGCCCGGGCGGCCCAGGCCGGCTGA
- a CDS encoding ThuA domain-containing protein, producing the protein MTTMSLPSPPGGKDVRVLVFHASANEESPLVNAGIEAIEKIGQSGPTDQQFEITATDDGSVFTNEAELGKYNAVVFLTGGGDVLDADQELGLEAYMEAGGGFLGLHDAARTEPYSDWFTGLIGARPAAGSGATSQRATVEVGDRQNPATKSLPLQWKRPDKWLNWTKNPSGDVHTVARVREATYTPGEGANGADHPVSWCRDYDGGRSFYTAMGGTVDSYAEADFRTHLRGALLWTTRLERADCTATINSNYRAERLTKANQPGQNDQIGEPHGLVTAKDGRVIYIGRGGADSSQPVVTDWNDPNIGKGQGEIHVYDPKTGQVTKAGWLNVFGNKGGGDELIKVEEGLLGIELDPRFLENGWVYLHYTPHSGLNRDTQMAERRVSRFTMNLTTNKLDVNTEKVLLKWPVQVHSCCHSGGGMAWDSKNNLYIATGDNNSSRFSDGYSGNNPEPTYKGVSFADARRTAGNTNNLNGKILRIHPEQDGTYTLPAGNLFTGEEQDEGGGKTRGEIYVMGVRNPARISIDKKTDILYAGWVGPDAGAPSTTWGPAKYDTFAAITGPGNHGWPYCMGNKQPYRDRNLPDPTKPLGWYDCNAPKNESPNNDGLVKLPPVTSNTIWYSPQGGGPDFPRDANGIPSYKEAEQKFLLPWLKGGGQAAMNGPVYRYDPDSVGAGKWPSYWDGKWFVGDFYDSDQPRHAVLMDPNTIGKGGLPVHAENLKKIIPIGNDGIKNLMDWKFGPDGALYVLDYGRGFFTSDTKSALWRITYEGHGPTPSTADLARKAER; encoded by the coding sequence ATGACAACGATGTCCCTGCCCTCGCCGCCCGGCGGGAAGGACGTCCGGGTGCTGGTGTTCCACGCCTCCGCGAACGAGGAGTCGCCGCTGGTCAATGCCGGGATCGAGGCCATCGAGAAGATCGGGCAGTCGGGGCCGACGGACCAGCAGTTCGAGATCACTGCCACCGACGACGGCTCCGTCTTCACCAATGAGGCCGAGCTCGGCAAGTACAACGCGGTCGTGTTCCTCACCGGCGGCGGCGATGTCCTCGACGCCGATCAGGAGTTGGGCCTGGAGGCGTACATGGAGGCCGGCGGCGGCTTCCTGGGCCTGCACGACGCGGCCCGCACCGAGCCCTACTCCGACTGGTTCACCGGCCTGATCGGCGCCCGCCCGGCCGCCGGCAGCGGCGCCACCTCGCAGCGGGCCACCGTGGAGGTCGGCGACCGGCAGAATCCGGCCACCAAGTCCCTGCCGCTGCAGTGGAAGCGCCCCGACAAGTGGCTGAACTGGACCAAGAACCCGTCCGGCGACGTCCACACGGTGGCGCGCGTCCGCGAGGCGACGTACACCCCGGGCGAGGGCGCCAACGGCGCGGACCACCCGGTGTCCTGGTGCCGCGACTACGACGGCGGCCGCTCCTTCTACACCGCCATGGGCGGCACCGTCGACAGCTACGCCGAGGCGGACTTCCGCACCCACCTGCGCGGCGCCCTGCTGTGGACCACCCGCCTGGAGCGGGCCGACTGCACGGCCACGATCAACAGCAACTACCGTGCCGAGCGCCTCACCAAGGCCAACCAGCCGGGCCAGAACGACCAGATCGGCGAGCCGCACGGCCTGGTCACCGCCAAGGACGGCCGGGTGATCTACATCGGCCGGGGCGGCGCGGACTCCTCGCAGCCCGTGGTGACCGACTGGAACGACCCGAACATCGGCAAGGGCCAGGGCGAGATCCACGTCTACGACCCGAAGACCGGCCAGGTCACCAAGGCGGGCTGGCTGAACGTCTTCGGCAACAAGGGCGGCGGCGATGAGCTGATCAAGGTCGAGGAGGGCCTGCTCGGCATCGAGCTGGACCCGCGCTTCCTGGAGAACGGCTGGGTGTACCTGCACTACACGCCGCACTCCGGCCTCAACCGCGACACACAGATGGCCGAGCGCCGCGTCTCCCGCTTCACCATGAACCTGACCACCAACAAGCTGGACGTGAACACCGAGAAGGTCCTGCTCAAGTGGCCGGTCCAGGTGCACAGTTGCTGCCACTCGGGCGGCGGCATGGCCTGGGACTCCAAGAACAACCTCTACATCGCGACCGGCGACAACAACTCAAGCCGCTTCAGCGACGGCTACTCGGGCAACAACCCCGAGCCCACCTACAAGGGCGTCTCCTTCGCCGACGCGCGGCGCACCGCCGGCAACACCAACAACCTCAACGGCAAGATCCTGCGCATCCACCCGGAGCAGGACGGCACCTACACGCTCCCCGCGGGCAATCTCTTCACCGGCGAGGAGCAGGACGAGGGCGGCGGCAAGACCCGCGGCGAGATCTATGTGATGGGCGTGCGCAACCCCGCGCGGATCTCCATCGACAAGAAGACCGACATTCTGTACGCGGGGTGGGTGGGCCCCGACGCGGGTGCCCCGTCGACCACTTGGGGCCCGGCGAAGTACGACACATTCGCCGCGATCACCGGTCCGGGCAACCACGGCTGGCCGTACTGCATGGGCAACAAGCAGCCGTACCGGGACCGCAATCTGCCGGACCCTACCAAGCCCCTCGGCTGGTACGACTGCAACGCCCCGAAGAACGAGTCGCCGAACAACGACGGCCTGGTGAAACTGCCGCCCGTCACGTCCAACACCATCTGGTACTCGCCCCAGGGCGGCGGCCCCGACTTCCCCAGGGACGCGAACGGCATCCCTTCCTACAAGGAAGCGGAGCAGAAGTTCCTGCTGCCGTGGCTCAAGGGCGGCGGCCAGGCCGCGATGAACGGGCCCGTCTACCGCTACGACCCCGACTCGGTGGGCGCCGGCAAGTGGCCGTCGTACTGGGACGGAAAGTGGTTCGTCGGCGACTTCTACGACTCCGACCAGCCCCGGCACGCGGTCCTGATGGACCCGAACACCATCGGCAAGGGCGGCCTTCCGGTGCACGCCGAGAACCTGAAGAAGATCATCCCGATCGGCAATGACGGCATCAAGAACCTCATGGACTGGAAGTTCGGTCCCGATGGCGCCCTCTATGTGCTCGATTACGGGCGCGGCTTCTTCACCTCGGACACCAAGTCGGCGCTGTGGCGGATCACTTATGAGGGCCACGGACCGACGCCGAGCACGGCCGATCTGGCCAGGAAGGCGGAGCGGTGA
- a CDS encoding SMI1/KNR4 family protein, producing the protein MDDETRHGLMEAQRAAVEARQVTDAWQRIEAWLGQHAPGTLAALRPGARDAEVTALVQDRIGVRIPPGLRALWAEHAGVHDVPWASFMLGDRALMDFEAVVSKYEMMRDLQRRDGDEEHPFWRAAWIPFCSAGAHDTASGLYLDAETGRICHWDMYGERTPRYESLTTYLEEMADRLEAPTLVGGDKPGLLDLRALAWGPPVDAERAALWEPFTGRDMPSRRPGRE; encoded by the coding sequence ATGGATGACGAGACCCGGCACGGCTTGATGGAGGCACAACGGGCAGCGGTGGAAGCCCGGCAGGTCACCGACGCGTGGCAGCGCATCGAGGCATGGCTCGGGCAGCACGCGCCCGGGACCCTGGCCGCCCTGCGGCCGGGTGCGCGCGACGCGGAGGTCACCGCCCTCGTGCAGGACCGGATCGGGGTGCGCATACCGCCGGGGCTGCGGGCGTTGTGGGCCGAGCATGCCGGGGTGCACGACGTTCCGTGGGCCTCGTTCATGCTCGGCGACCGGGCCCTGATGGACTTCGAGGCGGTCGTCTCCAAGTACGAGATGATGCGCGACCTGCAACGCCGCGACGGCGACGAGGAGCACCCGTTCTGGCGGGCGGCCTGGATCCCGTTCTGCTCCGCCGGTGCCCACGACACCGCGTCGGGCCTCTATCTGGATGCCGAGACCGGGCGCATCTGCCACTGGGACATGTACGGGGAGCGCACGCCGCGATACGAGTCGTTGACGACCTATCTGGAGGAGATGGCGGACCGCCTGGAGGCGCCGACCCTGGTGGGCGGCGACAAGCCGGGGCTCCTGGACCTTCGGGCCTTGGCGTGGGGGCCGCCGGTGGATGCCGAACGGGCGGCCTTGTGGGAGCCCTTCACCGGGCGTGACATGCCGAGCCGTCGCCCGGGCCGCGAGTGA
- a CDS encoding alpha/beta fold hydrolase: MPITEVSPGVSLAYETFGDPADPAVLLVMGFGTQLIAWHEDFCRALADRGRHVIRYDNRDCGLSTKFDEHPVDLGRFIAAVSSGDIASALAMVPYSLQDMADDGLGLLTALGIERAHVVGSSMGGMIAQTMAVSRPARVLTLTSMMSSTGEPEYGRAAPEAQAVLFSPKPADREGYVAAAEKELVWASKRYGDPGDLRELAARSYDRAYYPAGVGRQLGAMILGGSRADALLQLRVPTLVIHGLDDTLIDPSGGKRTADLVPGAELLLLPDMGHDRPRELWPDIIDALATHTG, from the coding sequence ATGCCGATCACCGAAGTCTCGCCCGGAGTGTCCCTCGCGTACGAGACCTTCGGTGACCCCGCCGATCCGGCCGTCCTGCTCGTCATGGGATTCGGCACGCAGCTGATCGCCTGGCACGAGGACTTCTGCCGGGCCCTCGCAGACCGTGGCCGCCATGTGATCCGCTACGACAACCGCGACTGCGGGCTGTCCACCAAGTTCGACGAGCACCCCGTCGACCTGGGCCGGTTCATCGCCGCCGTGAGCTCGGGGGACATCGCGAGCGCCCTCGCGATGGTGCCCTACTCGCTCCAGGACATGGCCGACGACGGCCTCGGCCTGCTCACCGCGCTCGGGATCGAGCGGGCTCATGTGGTCGGGTCCTCGATGGGCGGCATGATCGCCCAGACGATGGCCGTCTCCCGCCCGGCGCGGGTCCTGACCCTGACGTCGATGATGTCCTCGACCGGCGAGCCCGAGTACGGCCGGGCCGCCCCCGAGGCCCAGGCGGTGCTCTTCAGCCCGAAGCCGGCGGACCGGGAGGGATACGTCGCGGCGGCCGAGAAGGAACTGGTGTGGGCCTCCAAGCGCTACGGCGACCCCGGTGACCTGCGCGAGCTGGCCGCCCGTAGCTACGACCGCGCCTACTACCCGGCCGGAGTCGGACGTCAGCTCGGCGCGATGATCCTCGGCGGCTCACGCGCGGACGCACTCCTTCAGCTCCGGGTGCCGACGCTGGTGATCCATGGACTGGACGACACGCTGATCGACCCCAGCGGCGGGAAACGCACCGCGGACCTGGTGCCCGGAGCGGAGCTCCTGCTGCTCCCCGACATGGGCCACGACCGGCCCCGTGAACTCTGGCCCGACATCATCGACGCGTTGGCGACGCACACCGGCTGA
- a CDS encoding multicopper oxidase domain-containing protein, which yields MGRRAFTRRFVAGGAVVATGLTSMSAAAPASSAADGPRQAEAAGEVKRITLYAEKLADGQMGYGLEKGKASIPGPLLQMVEGDTLHIEVVNTMDVAVSLHPHGVDYEISSDGTRHNNSHIEPGGSRTYTWRTHAPGRRADGTWRAGSAGYWHYHDHVVGTDHGTGGLRKGLYGPLIVRRAGDVLPDKTYTIVFNDMTINNLPKGPDLKATVGDRVEIVMITHGEYYHTFHMHGHRWADNRTGILSGPDDPTPVIDNKITGPADSFGFQIIAGEGVGAGAWMYHCHVQSHSDMGMAGMFLVAKPDGTIPGHDGHAAHKAGGGAGETGRHAH from the coding sequence CTGGGCAGACGCGCCTTCACCCGGCGGTTCGTCGCCGGGGGAGCGGTGGTGGCCACGGGTCTGACATCGATGTCGGCGGCGGCGCCCGCCAGTTCGGCGGCGGACGGTCCGCGTCAGGCCGAGGCCGCCGGGGAGGTCAAGCGCATCACCCTGTACGCAGAGAAGCTCGCCGACGGACAGATGGGCTACGGCCTGGAGAAGGGCAAGGCCTCGATCCCCGGGCCGCTCCTGCAGATGGTCGAGGGCGACACGCTGCACATCGAGGTCGTGAACACGATGGACGTGGCGGTCAGCCTCCACCCGCACGGCGTCGACTACGAGATCAGCAGCGACGGCACCCGGCACAACAACAGCCATATAGAGCCCGGCGGTTCACGCACCTACACCTGGCGCACCCACGCCCCGGGCCGCCGCGCGGACGGCACCTGGCGGGCGGGCAGCGCGGGCTACTGGCACTACCACGACCACGTCGTCGGCACCGACCACGGCACCGGGGGCCTGCGCAAGGGCCTGTACGGCCCGCTGATCGTGCGCCGCGCGGGCGACGTCCTGCCCGACAAGACGTACACGATTGTCTTCAACGACATGACCATCAACAACCTGCCCAAGGGGCCGGACTTGAAGGCGACGGTGGGCGACCGCGTCGAGATCGTGATGATCACGCACGGCGAGTACTACCACACGTTCCACATGCATGGTCATCGCTGGGCGGACAACCGCACCGGCATCCTGTCCGGCCCCGACGACCCGACCCCCGTCATCGACAACAAGATCACCGGCCCTGCCGACTCCTTCGGCTTCCAGATCATCGCGGGCGAGGGCGTCGGCGCGGGCGCCTGGATGTACCACTGCCATGTCCAGAGCCACTCCGACATGGGCATGGCGGGCATGTTCCTGGTCGCCAAGCCGGACGGGACGATCCCGGGGCACGACGGGCATGCGGCGCACAAGGCCGGGGGCGGCGCGGGTGAAACGGGCAGGCACGCGCACTGA
- a CDS encoding cupin domain-containing protein, giving the protein MFGMSIDTTVDPESPFLALRLDPENGPFRSLAAVRIQVPAGGSVPAHSHEGSELLLTGITGVVEASCKCGSKSVAPGTFAMLPVGKEISLANHGTEDATVLAVFSQSAFTENLPRAAAQGCGCHA; this is encoded by the coding sequence ATGTTCGGCATGTCCATCGACACCACCGTCGACCCCGAGTCCCCGTTTCTCGCCCTGCGCCTTGACCCCGAGAACGGCCCGTTCCGCAGCCTCGCCGCGGTGCGCATCCAGGTGCCCGCGGGCGGCAGCGTCCCGGCGCACAGCCACGAGGGGTCCGAGCTGCTGCTCACCGGGATCACCGGTGTCGTCGAGGCGTCCTGCAAGTGCGGCAGCAAGTCCGTGGCCCCCGGCACCTTCGCGATGCTCCCGGTGGGCAAGGAGATATCGCTCGCCAACCACGGCACGGAGGACGCGACCGTCCTCGCGGTGTTCTCGCAGAGCGCGTTCACCGAGAACCTGCCGAGGGCGGCCGCCCAGGGCTGCGGCTGTCACGCATAG